Proteins co-encoded in one Eremothecium sinecaudum strain ATCC 58844 chromosome VI, complete sequence genomic window:
- the PKR1 gene encoding Pkr1p (Syntenic homolog of Ashbya gossypii AFR216W; Syntenic homolog of Saccharomyces cerevisiae YMR123W (PKR1)): MANFFIALWESIFRPGTTPQLVAATNASFAILLAVLFSLLYVTRSGHFIALSVIAMLLWITVIWFVRELKQVNLKSNEELDVGKNNKKKGD, encoded by the coding sequence ATGGCAAACTTTTTTATTGCGCTTTGGGAGAGCATTTTTCGGCCTGGAACCACACCGCAATTGGTTGCTGCAACAAACGCGTCGTTTGCTATTCTACTTGCGGTATTGTTCTCCTTGCTATACGTAACCCGCAGCGGACATTTCATAGCACTCTCGGTCATCGCCATGCTGCTTTGGATTACCGTGATATGGTTCGTTCGGGAGTTGAAACAAGTTAACCTAAAGAGCAACGAAGAGCTCGACGTAGGAAAGAATAACAAGAAGAAAGGAGATTGA
- the EPO1 gene encoding Epo1p (Syntenic homolog of Ashbya gossypii AFR217W; Syntenic homolog of Saccharomyces cerevisiae YMR124W and YLR031W), which translates to MDAGLQAINNYRTPGGRIPVADPYGNSGMSGYGVPQSITAEQSYNINPAVRQVGGGMKSGAVVYNNSDKRTRTSSLSSMLTTLSRGKHRGVDDLGAKKGDSDDEEEVLLPQINDTIVTYDDISGLRNNGGHKYGYGGAMDDTTPIIPTVITKEEHRNVSNTAYRKLMVSQKKSAMSMLGRDNRQPMEPLNEGRAMSLQTQGYRSQQRVGLPGGLHPHPGVHAVQQYGSSRSQSMMTGNAEHPRQRMREYASPPGSGGAGPKAMSLTAQSTYARNLGQPAFAGPPHSAGAATSPPQSYSALKMSEYMPYQADRFGQNPRTMSLQNQYPGRHPGFVSQPGYQGHVGHSVTPGHPGHPGHLGHPGHPSHPSHPSHLGHPGHPSHPSLQGHPVHPVHPVHPGHQGHQGRQAYPSGNLMTVPVSGPGGTTIGMQMATPARFQQQQVLQPQQTPQSQQTQQTQQVQHAFSQPTTKIGYAKGNENYMNGSNADPGGMHRETVNGKGPGGLAKSEIGDHTKSTSALAPVKVNVLKLSAQKQQEIQVATRELEQKRKEQEQREREQILYANSVRELGKSSKSEEEIQSTSGQDAVDAKAAPSSDVSDIDLSPADILVNGLNSLDTNDPQDMCILDKDFVDDELLGGATSATQVSSASNVMSKERPSSTESAASTMQKNENESTPTMRCSMSSKDDVQATVPILSSIQPPLSSEKSKEGSVSTEMSPDVVQDGSVSNSNKERGFMKAKKFLKKLSRGYKEGESPEPSLIPAEVSNNEKVSYDNSGRRYTVATSFRSFKASDDYPDTLDKRRSMITAVSDNKLSPLPKRRSFHSLFSTPSSFHLYQVRAGNTASSAAIGVDAADDTPQERDEDEFATLGATDKQDSSTTENDDEVAADPAIDNNPASTERDKSSTGATTAYEEDEFHFDQELFSDLYLPYFAQELEELEPPAVVAADRPKHKFKTIHINPAQLSIINSNKALMNDLHLLSQELAESIVRESHLEQKFLSTQSEEEARALSQVDIEIELRKKSSKIVELIQTLNDERLKRFIAEEQLLLAENNAKPSNLDLVYKISQMEKELQKKNNEINLLKARQSQK; encoded by the coding sequence ATGGATGCCGGATTACAGGCTATTAATAATTACCGTACACCTGGTGGTAGGATACCAGTGGCGGATCCGTATGGAAATAGTGGAATGAGCGGATACGGTGTGCCGCAGAGCATCACAGCTGAACAGTCATATAATATAAATCCTGCAGTACGCCAAGTAGGTGGAGGAATGAAATCAGGTGCGGTCGTTTATAATAACAGTGATAAGAGAACGAGGACTTCGTCGTTAAGCTCGATGTTGACTACGCTTTCTCGGGGTAAACATAGAGGCGTAGATGATTTGGGTGCTAAAAAAGGTGACAGcgatgatgaagaagaagttcTGCTGCCACAAATCAATGATACTATAGTTACGTATGATGACATTTCCGGCCTTCGAAACAATGGAGGTCATAAATATGGATATGGTGGAGCGATGGACGATACTACGCCTATAATTCCAACAGTTATCACTAAAGAGGAGCATCGTAATGTGAGCAATACTGCATACAGGAAGCTGATGGTTTCTCAGAAAAAGAGTGCCATGAGTATGCTGGGTAGGGATAATCGGCAGCCTATGGAGCCTCTAAATGAGGGAAGAGCAATGTCACTCCAGACACAAGGATATCGGTCACAACAGAGGGTTGGGCTGCCTGGAGGTCTCCATCCTCATCCTGGCGTGCATGCCGTACAGCAGTATGGGAGTTCTCGCTCACAATCTATGATGACTGGGAACGCAGAACATCCCAGGCAAAGGATGAGAGAATATGCTTCGCCTCCGGGGTCAGGAGGGGCAGGACCTAAGGCGATGTCTCTGACAGCACAATCAACGTATGCTAGAAATCTGGGGCAGCCTGCATTTGCAGGACCTCCTCATAGCGCGGGCGCTGCAACTAGTCCCCCTCAATCGTATTCAGCTTTGAAGATGTCCGAGTACATGCCATATCAAGCTGATAGATTTGGACAAAATCCAAGAACAATGTCGTTGCAAAATCAGTATCCCGGTAGGCATCCCGGATTTGTTTCGCAGCCAGGGTATCAAGGACATGTAGGCCACTCGGTTACTCCAGGTCATCCGGGTCATCCAGGTCATCTAGGTCATCCAGGTCATCCAAGTCATCCAAGTCATCCAAGTCATCTAGGTCATCCAGGTCATCCAAGTCATCCCAGCCTTCAAGGTCATCCAGTCCATCCGGTCCATCCGGTCCACCCAGGGCATCAAGGGCATCAAGGACGTCAAGCGTATCCAAGTGGCAATCTGATGACTGTCCCGGTAAGTGGTCCAGGAGGAACTACTATAGGTATGCAAATGGCTACTCCTGCACGCTTTCAACAACAGCAGGTTTTGCAGCCTCAGCAAACTCCTCAATCTCAACAAACTCAGCAAACTCAGCAGGTTCAGCATGCGTTTTCACAACCTACTACTAAAATTGGATACGCAAAAGGCAATGAAAATTATATGAATGGTAGCAATGCAGATCCTGGTGGAATGCACAGAGAGACTGTCAATGGGAAAGGCCCAGGTGGACTTGCAAAATCTGAGATTGGAGACCATACTAAATCAACGTCTGCGCTGGCACCAGTCAAGGTAAATGTCTTGAAATTGTCTGCTCAGAAACAGCAGGAAATTCAAGTGGCCACTCGTGAACTGGAGCAGAAGAGGAAGGAGCAAGAGCAAAGAGAAAGGGAGCAAATTTTGTACGCAAATTCCGTTCGTGAGTTAGGAAAATCCTCTAAATCTGAGGAAGAGATTCAATCTACTTCAGGGCAAGACGCTGTTGACGCTAAGGCGGCACCTAGCTCTGATGTATCTGATATTGATTTGAGTCCAGCAGATATTTTGGTTAATGGTTTAAACTCGTTGGATACTAATGACCCTCAGGATATGTGCATATTAGACAAAGATTTTGTGGATGATGAACTTCTCGGCGGTGCGACAAGTGCGACTCAAGTATCTTCTGCTTCCAACGTAATGAGCAAAGAGCGTCCTTCAAGTACCGAATCTGCAGCTTCCACAATGCAAAAGAATGAGAATGAATCTACACCCACAATGAGATGCTCTATGTCTAGCAAAGATGATGTGCAGGCTACGGTGCCAATTTTATCAAGTATACAACCACCTTTATCGAGTGAAAAGTCGAAGGAAGGTAGCGTATCTACAGAGATGTCCCCTGATGTTGTTCAGGATGGTAGCGTTTCGAATTCCAACAAGGAACGCGGTTTCATGAAGGCAAAGAAATTTCTCAAAAAGTTATCAAGAGGTTACAAGGAAGGAGAATCCCCGGAACCTTCCTTAATTCCTGCCGAAGTCAGCAATAATGAGAAGGTCTCCTATGATAACTCGGGGAGAAGGTACACGGTGGCCACAAGCTTCCGTTCCTTTAAAGCATCAGATGATTATCCCGATACTTTAGACAAGAGGAGGAGTATGATAACCGCCGTGAGTGATAACAAACTAAGCCCATTGCCAAAGCGGAGATCTTTCCATTCATTGTTCTCCACACCTTCTTCCTTCCACTTATATCAGGTCCGCGCAGGGAACACTGCTTCTTCTGCTGCAATAGGTGTTGACGCTGCCGATGATACTCCTCAGGAGCGTGATGAAGATGAGTTTGCAACCTTAGGCGCTACAGATAAACAGGACTCTTCTACTACCgaaaatgatgatgaggTCGCTGCTGATCCTGCTATTGACAACAATCCAGCATCCACAGAGCGTGATAAAAGCTCCACAGGGGCTACCACGGCCTACGAAGAAGACGAGTTCCATTTCGACCAGGAGTTGTTCTCAGATCTCTATCTTCCTTACTTCGCTCAGGAACTTGAGGAATTGGAACCTCCCGCAGTTGTTGCAGCGGATAGACCGAAACATAAGTTCAAAACAATCCATATTAATCCTGCACAGTTGAGTATTATAAACAGTAATAAAGCTTTGATGAATGACCTACATCTTTTGTCGCAGGAATTGGCTGAGTCAATCGTTCGAGAATCACATTTAGAACAAAAATTCCTTTCAACACAAAGTGAAGAGGAGGCAAGGGCACTATCCCAAGTGGATATCGAAATTGAACTAAGGAAAAAGTCTTCAAAGATAGTCGAATTAATTCAGACGTTGAACGATGAAAGACTTAAGAGATTTATTGCAGAAGAGCAGCTACTATTGGCCGAAAACAATGCAAAACCAAGCAACCTTGACCTCGTTTATAAGATCAGTCAAATGGAGAAAGAattgcagaagaagaataaTGAAATCAATTTACTAAAAGCTAGACAATCCCAGAAATAA
- a CDS encoding HFL081Cp (Syntenic homolog of Kluyveromyces lactis KLLA0F17611g; no homolog in Ashbya gossypii or Saccharomyces cerevisiae), with protein sequence MYPHPIITDTAVNTSQSIVYEISGDPGARTSLLTLDDESLSTYYQSLSMAEAATNTITSTVKSLASAGSPAGTGAGSINGANSTASSNLAFTGVHSWKLSFSMMFLIFTAAFL encoded by the coding sequence TGTATCCACACCCAATAATAACAGATACCGCTGTAAATACTTCGCAGTCGATAGTATATGAAATATCTGGAGACCCAGGGGCGAGAACATCATTATTGACGTTGGACGATGAGAGCTTGAGCACTTACTACCAAAGTTTAAGTATGGCAGAAGCTGCAACGAATACGATTACCAGTACGGTGAAGTCCCTGGCCTCTGCAGGAAGCCCTGCTGGAACAGGCGCTGGATCTATAAACGGGGCCAATTCTACGGCGTCTTCTAACCTTGCATTTACAGGCGTACATAGTTGGAAACTTAGTTTTTCGATGATGTTTCTTATTTTCACGGCTGCTTTTCTCTGA
- the NCW1 gene encoding Ncw1p (Syntenic homolog of Ashbya gossypii AFR215W; Syntenic homolog of Saccharomyces cerevisiae YMR122W-A) has translation MTSVVISAITSLVQTENVAPSSVSSSFDSIESSMSNSASVSTVTSLSSGSSFSSSSSSRSSRSSSSSASASNGAAAVGAIANPVSWKAGAMLGAFFFGSFVLGTSL, from the coding sequence ATGACTTCTGTTGTTATATCTGCCATTACGAGTTTGGTTCAAACCGAAAACGTCGCTCCATCATCTGTCAGCTCAAGCTTCGACTCCATTGAGTCTTCAATGTCTAACTCTGCTTCCGTTTCCACCGTCACCAGTCTCAGCAGTGGCTCCAGCTTTAGTTCGAGCTCTAGCTCTAGGTCTAGCAGAAGTTCTTCAAGCTCTGCGTCTGCATCGAACGGTGCGGCGGCTGTTGGCGCAATTGCGAACCCTGTTTCCTGGAAAGCAGGGGCTATGCTAGGTGCATTCTTTTTTGGTTCATTCGTCCTAGGTACCAGCTTGTGA